The genomic interval ACGCCGGCAGCCGACTGCGTTCGAGGGTGCTGGGATTGACTTCGAGAGTGATCTCGATTTCGCCGTCCTCTGTGCTTTCCGCGCTCTCCGCGCTCTCCGAATTAGAAGCGGGAAACGCAGCGCGCGCCGCGGCGAGCAGCCGGGCTAGCGATTCGGGTCGCAGCAGCGACGGGGTGCCGCCGCCAAAGTAGACCGTGGCGAGCTGACGCTGGGAGAAGTCTGCGGTTCTCGCTTCGAGTTCTGTCAACAAGGCCGCGACGTAGCGGTCTTCTACCGCGGGGTCGAGGGTGCGCGCCGCCACCACGGCGAAATCGCAGTAAGGGCAGATACGCTCACAGAACGGGATGTGGAAGTAGAGGCCGACGGTTGTGTCTGTAGGGGTAGCGGTGGCGGTTGTGTCGGACGATGGAGTCACGCGTTCATCCCCCTCTTCTCTCTCACAAAGACCGGCAGATCGTCAGACAAAAGAAGGAGGCAGCCCTACCCCCCCTCGGTTACGTTTCGGCCCCATGTCGACCGGCCCTCAGTCTCTCGTCCAAGCCAATAGTGCACTCAACAATGCCGACAAGAACGAGCAGGCAAGCGTACACCACGAGGTTCTCCCCAACGGACTTACGCTGCTGTTTCGCGAAAGCCACCTGGCGCCGGTCGCCGACCTGCAGATCTGGGCCAAGGTAGGGAGCGCCGACGAGAACAACGACGAAGCCGGTTTGGCCCACTTCCACGAACACATGCTCTTCAAAGGCACCGAGCGGCGCGGGGTCGGAGATGTCGCGGGGGAGATTGAAGGCGCCGGCGGCCGCATCAACGCCTACACGTCGTTTGATGTGACGGTCTATTACGCAACGCTCCCCAGTGACGCGCTTTCAGTTGGGCTCGACGTGCTGGTAGACGCCGTGCGAAATTCGACCTTCGACCCGGCTGAAATCGACCGCGAGATTGAAGTCGTGCTCGAAGAGATCCGGCGCAGCGAAGATTCTCCGGGCCACGTCTTGAGCGAGGCCGTGTTCAAGGAGCACTTCCAAAAGCATCGCTACGGCTTGCCGATCTTAGGGCCGGCCGAGAGCGTTTCCAGTTTCAACCGCGAGAAGATCACCAACTTTTGGAAGAGCTGGTACACCCCCGACAACATGGTGGTGGTGGCCGCCGGGGATTTTGACGCCAAAGAGCTTGCGAAAGAAGTTGCAGCGCAGTTCGAGGGCGCCGAGCCCGGGCAGAAGCAACGAGCGCGCCAGGCCGAACCCAGGCAGAAGTCGCCTCGCACCATCATCTTGAAGCGCCCGTTTGAGCGCATGAAGATCGATCTTACCTGGCCGGGTACGTCGTTCCATCAAGACGACGCCACCTACCTGGATTTACTTTCCTTCGTGCTGGGCGAATGCGAATCCAGCCGGCTGGTGCGGCGCGTGCGCGAAGACATGGGCCTGGTCGATCGCATCGACTCTTCTTCCTATACCCCCCTCGACCCGGGGGTGTTTTCACTGAATCTCGATGTCGATGTCGCCAATGCCCACCAGGCCATCACGGCCAGCATGCTCGAAGTGGAGCGCATTCGCAGCCGACCGGTGAGCCGCGAAGAACTCGAACGCGCGCGAGCCAACTTTTTGGCCAGCGAGCATTTTGAGCGCGAGAGTGTTTCGGGCCTGGCGAGCAAGCTTGGCAACTTTCACGTGATTGGTGGCGACTGGCGCAGTGAAGAGCGCTACTTCGAGCTTTTGAAGTCGGCTACGGCGGAAGACCTGCAGCGGGTTGCCCAGCAGTATCTTTCGCCCGAGCAATTGACCGCGGGGGTGTTGGTGCCCGAGGCCGTGGATATTGAGTTGGACGAAGCTTCGATCAATGCGGCGATCCAGGCCGGGATCGAGAGCTGCAAGCGCGAGGTTTTGGCGCCCAAGCGGGTGAAGGCGAACGGTGCCGCGGCGGTTGCAGGTACGAGCAAGTCGGGTAGCGCAAAGGCCAGGAGCGGTACGGGAAACGAGATTGTGAGTTACACGCTGGACAACGGCGCGCAGCTTCACGTGAAGGCCCGGCGCGATATTCCCGTGGTGGCAGTGCGGGCCGCGTTCCTCGGTGGCCTGCT from Myxococcales bacterium carries:
- a CDS encoding insulinase family protein, which gives rise to MSTGPQSLVQANSALNNADKNEQASVHHEVLPNGLTLLFRESHLAPVADLQIWAKVGSADENNDEAGLAHFHEHMLFKGTERRGVGDVAGEIEGAGGRINAYTSFDVTVYYATLPSDALSVGLDVLVDAVRNSTFDPAEIDREIEVVLEEIRRSEDSPGHVLSEAVFKEHFQKHRYGLPILGPAESVSSFNREKITNFWKSWYTPDNMVVVAAGDFDAKELAKEVAAQFEGAEPGQKQRARQAEPRQKSPRTIILKRPFERMKIDLTWPGTSFHQDDATYLDLLSFVLGECESSRLVRRVREDMGLVDRIDSSSYTPLDPGVFSLNLDVDVANAHQAITASMLEVERIRSRPVSREELERARANFLASEHFERESVSGLASKLGNFHVIGGDWRSEERYFELLKSATAEDLQRVAQQYLSPEQLTAGVLVPEAVDIELDEASINAAIQAGIESCKREVLAPKRVKANGAAAVAGTSKSGSAKARSGTGNEIVSYTLDNGAQLHVKARRDIPVVAVRAAFLGGLLAQTSETSGICHFLTSTWMRGTRSRSAGDFARAMEDIASEIDGFSGRSSLGLTLDVAIDQFEPALDLFTEVLLEPGLALEEIEKERRETLATIDRMEDQLSAQAFALFARTHFDTHPYRMPMIGTRESVRGIDQATLRAHHDRLIVGNNLSIAVSGDVDPDEVAAGISRRLTALPAGQSFESELPALDTAPTEIRHGKMEKDRAQAHLVMGFRGVSVSDPDRQALDVISQILAGQSGRLFLELRDKKSLAYTVSAMSVEGLAPGFFAVYIATAPEKVEAARSGMLEELTRLVGEAPGEQELQHAKRNLTGNHAIAQQRNAGHAGHMAIDALYGLGPGANQKYAAAIDAVTQDDVVRVAKRVITLDAYTEALIEP